In Halomarina salina, one DNA window encodes the following:
- a CDS encoding DUF255 domain-containing protein, with amino-acid sequence MTNESLVDWYEWGPEAFASARDRDAPLAVFLTAPWCTWCDRMEREGFGSPMIAANVSEAFVPVRVDADREPAVRERYQMGGFPSLVFLTPDGRLVTGATYLDPEGLRSVVERVREVWTERGAETGRVPRALQDPDPPRGALDDRVEAHMAGQLEDSFDEQFAGWGTDAKFPLPRTVEFALKRDRQRALRTLDAVAGNLADPDGGFYRYATTRDWSDPHYERLLDENAALLRAFANAYLHTGDEQYRDVAENAVGYLTTTLWTDSDEETTDGGVTAETEPTGAFAGSQSGEDDYFERPVDDRGDADAPHVDATAFADRNALAVDALLWYHAYTDDDTARRYAATALDTVLDTLESDGVVAHHDGGPTFLIGDQARPCGALTTAAQVLGDERYVDAARRVADRTVETLFVDGSLLDSPPADDALGLLDRPLRPIDTTVEFADALVDLAVLTGEERYRETARESLEAFAGARDRMGVDVAGYATAAARVVDRPLTIEVTSDAGSDLHRAALRVADHEKVVVPGATVDGDPEDGDAPFARITANGTHATATTPAELQRRVPELN; translated from the coding sequence ATGACCAACGAGTCGCTCGTCGACTGGTACGAGTGGGGGCCGGAGGCGTTCGCGTCTGCACGGGACCGCGACGCGCCGCTGGCGGTGTTCCTGACCGCGCCGTGGTGTACCTGGTGTGACCGGATGGAGCGCGAGGGGTTCGGCAGTCCGATGATCGCCGCGAACGTCAGCGAGGCGTTCGTCCCGGTCCGGGTCGACGCCGACCGGGAGCCCGCGGTCCGCGAGCGCTACCAGATGGGCGGGTTCCCGTCGCTCGTCTTCCTCACGCCCGACGGCCGACTCGTCACCGGCGCGACGTACCTCGACCCGGAGGGCCTGCGCTCGGTGGTCGAGCGCGTCCGCGAGGTGTGGACCGAACGCGGCGCGGAGACGGGGCGCGTCCCGCGTGCGCTGCAGGACCCCGACCCGCCACGTGGCGCGCTGGACGACCGCGTCGAGGCCCACATGGCGGGACAGCTGGAGGACTCGTTCGACGAGCAGTTCGCCGGGTGGGGCACGGACGCGAAGTTCCCGCTCCCGCGGACCGTCGAGTTCGCGCTCAAGCGGGACCGACAGCGCGCGCTCCGCACTCTCGACGCCGTCGCCGGGAACCTCGCCGACCCGGACGGCGGGTTCTACCGCTACGCGACGACCCGCGACTGGTCGGACCCCCACTACGAGCGCCTGCTCGACGAGAACGCCGCCCTGCTCCGCGCGTTCGCCAACGCCTACCTCCACACGGGCGACGAGCAGTACCGCGACGTCGCCGAGAACGCTGTCGGCTACCTCACGACGACGCTCTGGACCGATAGTGACGAGGAAACGACGGACGGCGGGGTGACGGCAGAGACCGAGCCGACGGGCGCGTTCGCGGGGAGTCAGTCCGGGGAGGACGACTACTTCGAACGCCCGGTCGACGACCGAGGCGACGCGGACGCACCCCACGTCGACGCGACGGCGTTCGCCGACCGCAACGCGCTCGCGGTCGACGCCCTGCTGTGGTACCACGCGTACACCGACGACGACACTGCACGCCGGTACGCAGCGACAGCGCTCGACACCGTCCTCGACACGCTCGAATCCGACGGTGTCGTCGCTCACCACGACGGTGGCCCGACGTTCCTCATCGGCGACCAGGCCCGCCCCTGTGGCGCGCTCACGACCGCCGCGCAGGTCCTGGGCGACGAGCGGTACGTCGACGCCGCACGCCGCGTCGCCGACCGCACCGTCGAGACGCTGTTCGTCGACGGGAGCCTCCTCGACAGTCCGCCCGCGGACGACGCGCTCGGCCTGCTCGACCGGCCGCTCCGACCCATCGACACCACCGTCGAGTTCGCCGACGCGCTGGTCGACCTGGCAGTCCTCACCGGCGAAGAGCGCTACCGCGAGACGGCCCGCGAGAGCCTCGAAGCGTTCGCCGGGGCGCGAGACCGCATGGGCGTCGACGTCGCGGGCTACGCCACCGCGGCGGCGCGCGTCGTCGACCGGCCGCTGACCATCGAGGTGACGAGCGACGCCGGGAGCGACCTCCACCGCGCGGCGCTCCGGGTCGCGGACCACGAGAAGGTCGTCGTCCCCGGTGCCACGGTGGACGGCGACCCCGAGGACGGCGACGCACCGTTCGCTCGAATCACCGCGAACGGGACGCACGCGACGGCCACGACACCGGCCGAACTCCAGCGTCGTGTTCCCGAACTGAACTAA
- a CDS encoding S66 family peptidase, with the protein MEFRTPPPLVAGDRVAVVAPSSGGARRAPHVLSLALDRLRDRFGLDPVVHPTARQGDEFLSAHPRARAAAVHEAFRDPEIRAVFATIGGADQLRVLRYLDPEVLREHPTRFFGMSDNTNLQLLLWREGVVSYNGGQLLNQVGAPGRLPAFTERYLRRALFDETLGDLDGAPRWTDDTIEWSNPEYAETTPEYEPAPDWTWAGGTERVTGRVWGGCLAIVDWHLATDRYLPAPERLDGQVLALETAEDLPRAEQVRQTLMCMGERGLLERFDAVLVGRPQTRNRFERPSNERRERYRREQREAILGELARYNPDAPVVFDLDFGHTNPTVPLPVGGRVVVDPGSETIRFT; encoded by the coding sequence ATGGAGTTCCGCACCCCGCCTCCCCTCGTCGCCGGTGACCGGGTCGCCGTCGTCGCGCCCTCCAGCGGCGGTGCGCGCCGCGCGCCACACGTCCTCTCGCTGGCGCTCGACCGGCTCCGCGACCGGTTCGGCCTCGACCCGGTCGTCCACCCCACCGCCCGGCAGGGCGACGAGTTCCTCTCGGCGCACCCGCGAGCACGCGCGGCGGCCGTCCACGAGGCGTTCCGCGACCCCGAGATTCGGGCCGTCTTCGCCACCATCGGCGGGGCTGACCAGCTACGCGTCCTCCGATATCTGGACCCCGAGGTGCTGCGCGAGCACCCGACGCGCTTCTTCGGGATGAGCGACAACACGAACCTCCAGCTGCTCCTCTGGCGCGAGGGCGTCGTCTCGTACAACGGCGGCCAGTTGCTCAACCAGGTCGGGGCGCCCGGTCGCCTCCCGGCGTTCACCGAACGCTACCTGCGACGGGCGCTGTTCGACGAGACGCTGGGTGACCTCGACGGCGCCCCGCGCTGGACCGACGACACCATCGAGTGGTCGAACCCGGAGTACGCCGAGACGACCCCGGAGTACGAACCGGCTCCCGACTGGACGTGGGCAGGTGGGACCGAGCGAGTGACGGGCCGCGTGTGGGGTGGCTGTCTCGCTATCGTCGACTGGCACCTGGCGACCGACCGCTACCTCCCCGCGCCCGAGCGACTCGACGGCCAGGTGCTCGCCCTGGAGACCGCCGAGGACCTCCCCCGCGCAGAGCAGGTCCGGCAGACGCTGATGTGCATGGGCGAACGCGGCCTGCTCGAACGGTTCGACGCGGTGCTCGTCGGCCGCCCACAGACCCGGAACCGCTTCGAACGCCCGTCGAACGAGCGACGGGAGCGCTATCGGCGCGAACAGCGTGAGGCTATCCTGGGCGAACTCGCGCGCTACAACCCCGACGCGCCCGTCGTCTTCGACCTCGACTTCGGTCACACCAACCCGACCGTCCCCCTCCCCGTCGGTGGTCGGGTCGTCGTCGACCCCGGTAGCGAGACGATACGATTCACCTGA
- a CDS encoding FxsA family protein — protein MLRIVGLLLLIPLLDVLVLLVGVRPILGLVPTVALVVLTGLVGLLLVRAEGRHTARRIQRKLARGSLPEDELIDGALLVAAGAFLLTPGLVTDSIGFLLVLPPTRYPVRVAVRRWVVRPYVDAKTGGFATGQVYTSGFPDDDDPYDLDDDEYDVGRSSGSDN, from the coding sequence ATGCTGCGTATCGTCGGGCTGTTGCTGCTCATCCCCCTCCTCGACGTGCTCGTGCTGCTCGTCGGCGTGCGGCCGATTCTCGGCCTGGTACCGACCGTCGCGCTCGTCGTCCTGACGGGACTCGTCGGGCTGTTGCTCGTCCGCGCCGAAGGCCGTCACACGGCGCGGCGCATCCAGCGCAAACTCGCCCGTGGGTCGCTCCCCGAGGACGAACTCATCGACGGTGCGTTGCTCGTCGCGGCGGGCGCGTTCCTGCTCACGCCGGGGCTGGTGACCGACTCCATCGGGTTCCTGCTGGTGTTGCCGCCGACGCGCTACCCGGTCCGCGTCGCGGTCCGACGGTGGGTCGTCCGCCCCTACGTCGACGCGAAGACTGGCGGCTTCGCCACCGGGCAGGTGTACACCAGCGGGTTCCCGGACGACGACGACCCGTACGACCTCGACGACGACGAGTACGACGTGGGTCGGAGTAGCGGGAGCGACAACTGA
- a CDS encoding NAD(+)/NADH kinase, with amino-acid sequence MQLGIVAQRDNPRAAALAGDISDAVAAEVVVDDATGAAIDASGVPVDAMSDRDLVVSIGGDGTFLFTARGAGETPVMGVNLGEVGFLNVTAPEDAVTAVERVVDQYRRDEMPVKELPRVRATGEDWALPASLNEVVVMGERRGHGGGVEVEVRVDGSLYSGGRADGVLVATPTGSTAYNLSEGGPLVHPETSGLVVTEMCASEGMPPLVVGPDSDVVVRVDGPDRAVVVSDGRRVQEVTPPTDVTIRRSGTPVRIAGPDLDFFAALAKLD; translated from the coding sequence ATGCAACTGGGCATCGTCGCGCAGCGGGACAACCCACGAGCGGCGGCGCTCGCGGGCGACATCAGCGATGCCGTGGCGGCGGAGGTGGTGGTCGACGACGCGACCGGCGCGGCCATCGACGCGTCCGGCGTCCCCGTCGACGCGATGAGCGACCGCGACCTGGTGGTGAGCATCGGCGGCGACGGAACGTTCCTGTTCACGGCCCGCGGCGCGGGCGAGACACCCGTGATGGGCGTCAACCTGGGCGAGGTCGGGTTCCTCAACGTCACGGCCCCCGAGGACGCCGTCACCGCCGTCGAACGCGTCGTCGACCAGTACCGGCGCGACGAGATGCCCGTCAAGGAACTCCCGCGGGTGCGGGCGACGGGCGAGGACTGGGCGCTCCCGGCGTCGCTCAACGAGGTGGTCGTGATGGGCGAACGGCGCGGCCACGGCGGCGGCGTGGAGGTCGAGGTGCGCGTGGACGGGTCGCTGTACTCGGGCGGCAGGGCGGACGGCGTTCTCGTCGCCACGCCGACCGGGAGCACCGCGTACAACCTCAGCGAGGGTGGGCCGCTCGTCCACCCCGAGACATCGGGCCTGGTCGTCACGGAGATGTGCGCGAGCGAGGGGATGCCGCCGCTCGTCGTCGGCCCCGACAGCGACGTCGTGGTCCGCGTCGACGGCCCGGACCGGGCCGTCGTGGTCAGCGACGGTCGACGCGTCCAGGAGGTGACGCCGCCGACCGACGTGACCATCCGGCGGTCCGGGACGCCGGTGCGCATCGCGGGGCCGGACCTCGACTTCTTCGCGGCGCTGGCGAAACTCGACTGA
- a CDS encoding TrmB family transcriptional regulator, producing the protein MASLRDLGLSEYEARAYRALLTTGPTTAKELSQVSDVPMGRIYDVLNSIEQYNLVRSQSASRPKKYVAVEPETALDRLLQDKKRELAEKETQYEGIVDDLVGSLDTANTVEERFWTAAVGPGETQDLMVERLAAADDRILMVASTFSQGLDVNDLGERIARELERALDRGVEISLLMRPQLIDDLPQSVGQRYRNSLSPHDQFDCRTSDDVTGSFTVIDGVEACIEVPHPLHSDGTFAMIDLKDREFAGEIRDEFEPRWAGAEPLSF; encoded by the coding sequence ATGGCTAGCCTCCGCGACCTGGGTCTGTCCGAGTACGAGGCACGAGCGTATCGTGCACTCCTGACGACCGGGCCGACAACCGCGAAAGAGTTGTCGCAGGTGAGCGACGTGCCGATGGGCCGCATCTACGACGTGCTCAACAGCATCGAGCAGTACAACCTCGTTCGCTCGCAGAGCGCCTCCCGCCCCAAGAAGTACGTCGCGGTCGAACCCGAGACCGCGCTCGACCGCCTCCTGCAGGACAAGAAGCGCGAACTGGCCGAGAAGGAGACCCAGTACGAGGGCATCGTCGACGACCTCGTCGGGAGCCTGGACACTGCGAACACGGTCGAGGAGCGCTTCTGGACCGCCGCCGTCGGGCCGGGAGAGACCCAGGACCTGATGGTGGAGCGACTGGCCGCCGCGGACGACCGCATCCTGATGGTCGCCTCGACGTTCTCCCAGGGCCTCGACGTGAACGACCTGGGCGAGCGCATCGCCCGAGAACTCGAACGCGCGCTCGACCGCGGCGTCGAGATTTCGCTCCTCATGCGCCCCCAGCTCATCGACGACCTCCCGCAGTCGGTCGGCCAGCGCTACCGGAACTCGCTGTCGCCACACGACCAGTTCGACTGTCGGACCAGCGACGACGTGACGGGGAGTTTCACCGTCATCGACGGTGTCGAGGCCTGTATCGAGGTCCCCCACCCGCTCCACTCGGACGGCACGTTCGCCATGATCGACCTCAAGGACCGCGAGTTCGCCGGCGAGATCCGCGACGAGTTCGAACCGCGGTGGGCTGGAGCCGAACCGCTGAGCTTCTAA
- a CDS encoding phosphotransferase family protein yields MNRDTARRVLATALPERRVEALAPTATGNTKRTFLATLDGADRVVVHLHPAPEHLRLEAALAHAIAARTSLRVPAVRATGRLDGAGYLVADYAPGVDLHERFTTLPPDERRSVVAAFGRALGTLHETFRFTGHGRLTLDDQEDWDDRNGREDRVDPLPDGHRLTVADPQSWPSWFDTLANEGLAALPDSLADQRGRVAAALDDFSPDDAPATLFPWDLRPGNARYAEDAGENVDADQSAEDATVDTPTGTAAAERLTLIDWGDPLTAHAEFSLAKAEYVVVDWYAPSPALRAAFHDGYREARTLAADYRAARRPYYRLAAIVRTAVDARGVVTRPGYPERDGDQAMAFHRAHLDRVLRTLENE; encoded by the coding sequence GTGAACCGCGACACCGCGCGCCGGGTGCTCGCCACCGCACTCCCCGAGCGTCGCGTCGAGGCGCTCGCTCCGACGGCGACGGGCAACACGAAACGGACGTTCCTGGCGACGCTCGACGGCGCTGACCGGGTGGTCGTACACCTCCATCCCGCCCCCGAACACCTCCGCCTCGAAGCGGCGCTCGCCCACGCTATCGCCGCCAGGACGTCCCTCCGCGTCCCCGCCGTCCGCGCGACCGGTCGCCTCGACGGGGCCGGCTACCTCGTCGCCGACTACGCACCCGGTGTGGACCTCCACGAACGGTTCACCACGCTCCCACCGGACGAACGGCGGTCCGTCGTCGCCGCGTTCGGTCGGGCGCTGGGGACGCTCCACGAGACGTTCCGCTTCACGGGACACGGCCGACTCACGCTCGACGACCAGGAGGACTGGGACGACAGGAACGGCCGGGAGGACCGGGTGGACCCGCTCCCCGACGGTCACCGCCTCACCGTCGCCGACCCCCAGTCGTGGCCGTCCTGGTTCGACACCCTTGCGAACGAGGGTCTGGCGGCGCTCCCGGACTCGCTGGCTGACCAGCGCGGCCGGGTCGCAGCGGCGCTCGACGACTTCTCACCGGACGACGCACCCGCGACGCTGTTCCCGTGGGACCTCCGCCCCGGCAACGCGCGGTACGCCGAGGACGCCGGCGAGAACGTCGACGCCGACCAGAGCGCCGAGGACGCGACTGTCGACACCCCCACCGGCACTGCGGCCGCCGAGCGCCTGACGCTCATCGACTGGGGCGACCCGCTGACCGCCCACGCCGAGTTCTCGCTGGCGAAGGCGGAGTACGTCGTCGTCGACTGGTACGCGCCCTCCCCGGCGCTCCGGGCGGCGTTCCACGACGGCTACCGCGAGGCGAGGACGCTCGCGGCCGACTACCGGGCGGCGCGTCGCCCCTACTACCGACTGGCGGCCATCGTCCGGACGGCCGTCGACGCACGCGGTGTCGTCACTCGACCGGGCTATCCCGAGCGTGACGGCGACCAGGCGATGGCGTTCCACCGCGCTCATCTGGACCGCGTGCTACGGACGCTCGAAAACGAGTAG
- the mptA gene encoding GTP cyclohydrolase MptA: MSKQLPDVQATSPDVTVGLNRVGVTGVEKLVKLDRDERRPIVLMAEFEVYVDLPSWRKGADMSRNMEVIDETLEQAVSETAYRVEDVCGDAAERLLAKHEYTTEAEVRMEATYVTHDRTPASDRVTQSTADIIAAATATDDGTRETVGARVTGMTVCPCSQGMSESRARTTLEDLGVERETIDEFLDQVPQPGHSQRGHATLTIEADGSPDVDLTDVIDVARDSMSARIYNLAKRPDEDHMTYESHADAKFVEDCVRAMADGVVEQFEHLPDDAIVTMKQSNDESIHQHNAHAERVAEVATLRGEVNGHDEN; encoded by the coding sequence ATGAGCAAACAGCTACCGGACGTCCAGGCGACGAGCCCGGACGTCACGGTTGGGCTCAATCGCGTCGGTGTGACCGGCGTCGAGAAACTCGTGAAACTGGACCGCGACGAGCGACGGCCCATCGTCTTGATGGCCGAGTTCGAGGTGTACGTCGACCTGCCGTCGTGGCGGAAGGGCGCCGACATGAGCCGGAACATGGAGGTCATCGACGAGACGCTGGAGCAGGCCGTCAGCGAGACGGCCTACCGCGTCGAGGACGTCTGTGGCGACGCCGCCGAACGACTGCTCGCGAAACACGAGTACACGACCGAGGCGGAGGTCCGGATGGAGGCGACGTACGTCACCCACGACCGGACGCCCGCGTCGGACCGCGTCACGCAGTCGACGGCCGACATCATCGCCGCGGCGACGGCCACCGACGACGGCACCCGCGAGACGGTCGGTGCGCGCGTTACCGGGATGACCGTCTGCCCCTGTTCGCAGGGCATGTCCGAGTCCCGTGCCCGGACGACGCTGGAGGACCTCGGCGTCGAACGCGAGACCATCGACGAGTTCCTCGACCAGGTTCCACAGCCAGGACACTCCCAGCGCGGGCACGCGACGCTCACCATCGAGGCCGACGGCTCGCCCGACGTCGACCTCACGGACGTCATCGACGTCGCCCGCGACTCGATGAGCGCTCGCATCTACAACCTCGCCAAGCGCCCCGACGAGGACCACATGACCTACGAGAGCCACGCCGACGCGAAGTTCGTCGAGGACTGCGTCCGCGCGATGGCAGACGGCGTGGTCGAACAGTTCGAACACCTCCCGGACGACGCCATCGTCACGATGAAGCAGTCGAACGACGAGTCCATCCACCAGCACAACGCCCACGCCGAACGCGTCGCCGAGGTGGCGACGCTCCGCGGCGAGGTCAACGGGCACGACGAGAACTGA
- a CDS encoding aldo/keto reductase, with protein MDLDTVPLGRTGTTVSSLSFGTWRFGRETDAGTVEVEKGQAFDLLDAYADHGGNFIDTADMYGDGLSEEWIGDWLANRDREDFVVASKVYWPTREDDPNGRGIGRKHLRRQLKHILQRLGTDYLDVLYCHRFDDQTPPEEFMRTLDGFVDDGRVNYLGASTFEPNAWEVARANEIADRRGYEPFTLAQPRYNLVNREIEYDYVDMCETYDVGICPWSPLAGGFLTGKYTREADMPEGTRGAESSRFAERYLTEENFDALDVVREVADEVDATPAQVSLAYLQHHPQVTAPIVGARTVEQLEENLVADDVTLDDDQFERLAASKNVSFMD; from the coding sequence ATGGACCTCGATACGGTGCCGCTCGGCCGAACCGGTACGACCGTCTCCTCGCTCTCCTTCGGGACGTGGCGCTTCGGCCGCGAGACCGACGCCGGAACGGTAGAGGTCGAGAAGGGCCAGGCGTTCGACCTCCTCGACGCCTACGCCGACCACGGCGGGAACTTCATCGACACGGCCGACATGTACGGCGACGGCCTCAGCGAGGAGTGGATCGGCGACTGGCTGGCGAACCGCGACCGGGAGGACTTCGTCGTCGCATCGAAGGTGTACTGGCCGACCCGCGAGGACGACCCCAACGGTCGCGGCATCGGCCGCAAACACCTCCGACGGCAGCTCAAACACATCCTCCAGCGCCTCGGAACGGACTACCTCGACGTGCTCTACTGTCACCGGTTCGACGACCAGACGCCCCCGGAGGAGTTCATGCGGACGCTCGACGGGTTCGTCGACGACGGCCGGGTGAACTACCTCGGCGCGTCGACGTTCGAACCGAACGCGTGGGAGGTCGCACGGGCGAACGAGATTGCCGACCGACGCGGCTACGAGCCGTTCACGCTCGCGCAGCCCCGCTACAACCTCGTCAACCGCGAGATAGAGTACGACTACGTCGACATGTGCGAGACGTACGACGTCGGTATCTGCCCGTGGTCGCCGCTCGCTGGCGGGTTCCTGACGGGCAAGTACACCCGCGAGGCGGACATGCCGGAGGGGACCCGCGGCGCGGAGTCGAGTCGGTTCGCCGAGCGCTACCTGACCGAGGAGAACTTCGACGCCCTCGACGTGGTCCGCGAGGTGGCCGACGAGGTCGACGCCACGCCCGCACAGGTGAGCCTCGCGTACCTCCAGCACCACCCGCAGGTGACCGCGCCCATCGTCGGCGCGCGGACCGTCGAGCAACTCGAGGAGAACCTCGTCGCGGACGACGTGACGCTCGACGACGACCAGTTCGAGCGACTGGCGGCGTCGAAGAACGTCTCGTTCATGGACTGA
- a CDS encoding VOC family protein produces MTHAIIWFDVPAEDLDRAAEFYSTVFDTELQEASDTDEPYLMFAVEEGEVGGGLFEAGEMTFGGGDTVSFDPGETGPTVYLTVTDAMSDALDRVRSAGGEILVGAEDIEGESMVYAIVRDTEGNRIGLMGDH; encoded by the coding sequence ATGACACACGCTATCATCTGGTTCGACGTACCGGCAGAGGACCTCGACCGGGCGGCCGAGTTCTACTCGACGGTGTTCGACACGGAGCTACAGGAGGCGAGCGACACGGACGAACCCTACCTCATGTTCGCCGTCGAGGAGGGCGAGGTCGGCGGCGGCCTGTTCGAAGCGGGCGAGATGACGTTCGGCGGTGGCGACACCGTGTCGTTCGACCCCGGCGAGACAGGGCCGACCGTCTACCTCACCGTGACCGACGCGATGAGCGACGCACTCGACAGGGTCAGGAGTGCAGGTGGTGAGATCCTCGTCGGGGCGGAGGACATCGAGGGCGAGTCGATGGTGTACGCCATCGTCCGCGACACCGAGGGCAACCGTATCGGACTGATGGGCGACCACTGA
- a CDS encoding DUF1059 domain-containing protein: MSKRLECIVDGCDASIEGESEDEVMAQAEAHAQQTHPDLTLDEETVQLARSNIQEV, translated from the coding sequence ATGTCAAAGAGACTGGAATGCATCGTCGACGGCTGTGACGCCTCCATCGAGGGCGAGAGCGAGGACGAGGTGATGGCGCAGGCGGAAGCGCACGCACAGCAGACACACCCCGACCTGACGCTGGACGAGGAGACGGTCCAGCTAGCCCGGTCGAACATTCAGGAGGTGTAG
- a CDS encoding right-handed parallel beta-helix repeat-containing protein, with translation MTVSHGRRVAILALVVALVAVPTASAAVTAQQSTQNEIDTCTTIDQAGEYTLTSDVGANASGEACLTIAAGDVTLDGNGHSVDNAGGADTGILVQRGQQNVAIGDVTVTGWTNGIDLVDAYGASVDGVTVSGNQRGITFGQTVEATVSDSTATGNDYGILVEESQVTLSSVDVTENANGIGGLYADIVLEQSTVSNNDGDGIVTDSSSLTVDRSAVENNGNNGISVSMPESTTIQYTIIAGNGNGVSAERGQVDARENWWGADSGPSGNVEDPATGRLADGSGDSVSEGSESGVSNVRFDPYYVTDPRTGDGQLVGDEPTTDEPTTEQPTSEPTTDEPTTTAPTTAAPTDDGSSGDGSGDGDAGAGDGDAGAGDGGDAGGSDGTESTEQSTIDQSPDSNEADATTSAATGGDTTDSTAGSESATTDDTATGEGGANTTSAPAAGPGAPANETGTTAAGENATRTAQVIGGEGNDTSDGSGPGFGVLAALVALGATALLARRD, from the coding sequence ATGACAGTCTCGCACGGGCGGCGGGTCGCCATCCTGGCACTCGTCGTCGCCCTCGTCGCGGTACCCACCGCGTCGGCCGCTGTGACCGCACAGCAGTCGACACAGAACGAAATCGACACCTGTACGACCATCGACCAGGCCGGGGAGTACACGCTCACGAGCGACGTGGGCGCGAACGCCTCCGGGGAGGCCTGCCTCACCATCGCGGCGGGCGACGTGACGCTCGACGGGAACGGCCACTCAGTCGACAACGCCGGTGGCGCGGACACCGGCATCCTCGTCCAGCGCGGCCAGCAGAACGTCGCCATCGGTGACGTGACGGTCACCGGGTGGACGAACGGTATCGACCTCGTCGACGCCTACGGTGCCAGCGTCGACGGCGTGACGGTCAGCGGGAACCAGCGCGGTATCACGTTCGGCCAGACCGTCGAGGCGACGGTCAGCGACTCAACGGCGACCGGCAACGACTACGGTATCCTCGTCGAGGAGAGTCAGGTCACCCTCAGCAGCGTCGACGTGACCGAGAACGCGAACGGTATCGGGGGCCTCTACGCGGACATCGTCCTCGAACAGAGCACCGTCTCGAACAACGACGGGGACGGCATCGTCACCGATTCGAGTTCGCTGACGGTCGACCGGAGCGCCGTCGAGAACAACGGTAACAACGGTATCAGTGTGTCCATGCCGGAGTCCACGACCATCCAGTACACCATCATCGCCGGCAACGGGAACGGCGTGAGCGCCGAGCGCGGGCAGGTCGACGCCCGCGAGAACTGGTGGGGTGCCGACAGCGGTCCCTCCGGGAACGTCGAGGACCCCGCGACGGGCAGACTCGCCGACGGCAGCGGCGACAGCGTCAGCGAGGGGTCGGAGTCGGGCGTCTCGAACGTCCGGTTCGACCCGTACTACGTGACCGACCCGCGGACCGGCGACGGCCAGCTCGTGGGCGACGAACCGACGACCGACGAACCCACGACGGAGCAGCCGACCAGCGAACCGACCACCGACGAACCGACCACCACTGCACCGACGACGGCCGCACCGACCGACGACGGTAGCAGCGGGGACGGTAGCGGAGACGGCGACGCCGGAGCCGGTGACGGCGACGCTGGTGCTGGCGACGGTGGAGACGCCGGTGGGTCCGACGGCACAGAGAGCACCGAGCAGTCCACCATCGACCAGTCGCCGGACAGTAACGAGGCCGACGCGACCACCTCGGCAGCGACCGGCGGCGACACGACCGACTCCACGGCCGGGAGCGAGTCCGCGACCACCGACGACACGGCGACCGGCGAAGGTGGGGCGAACACCACCTCGGCACCGGCCGCCGGGCCTGGCGCACCCGCCAACGAGACGGGGACGACGGCCGCTGGCGAGAACGCCACGCGGACCGCACAGGTCATCGGTGGCGAGGGGAACGACACGTCGGACGGGAGCGGACCCGGCTTCGGCGTCCTCGCGGCGCTCGTCGCACTCGGTGCGACCGCGCTGCTGGCACGCCGCGACTGA